In Peptostreptococcus equinus, the DNA window CTACAGGTAAACTATTAGGTATTGTTGCAAGTAGAGATTATAGAGTATCAAGAATGGATGGCAGTGAAAAAGTTAAAACTTTTATGACTCCAATAGAGAAAATTGTATCTGCTCCTAAGGATGTAACCCTTAAAGAAGCAAATAATATAATATGGGATAATAAATTGAACTCTTTACCAGTATTAGATGAGAAAGGAAATTTAGTGCACATGGTATTTAGAAAAGACTATGATTCACATAAACAAAATCCTTTGGAATTGCATGATAAACTAAAAAGATATGTAGTTGGTGCTGGTATTAATACAAGAGACTATGAAGAAAGAATACCAGCTTTAATTGAAGCTGGAGTAGATGTATTATGTATTGATTCATCTGAAGGATATTCTGAATGGCAAGCCAAAACAATTAAGTGGGTTCGTGATACTTATGGCGAAACAGTTAAAATAGGAGCTGGTAATGTCGTAGATAGAGAAGGGTTTAGATTCCTTGCACAAGCTGGTGCTGACTTTATAAAAATAGGTATCGGTGGTGGATCTATTTGTATCACAAGAGAACAAAAAGGTATAGGGCGTGGTCAAGCCACATCTGTAATCGATGTTGCAAAGGCTAGAGATGAATACTTTGAAGAAACTGGTGTATATATTCCAATATGTTCAGACGGTGGTATAGTATATGATCATCATATTACATTAGCACTTGCAATGGGTTCAGATTTTGTAATGCTTGGTAGATATTTCTCAAGATTTGACGAATCTCCAACTAATAAAGTAAATATAAACGGATCATACATGAAAGAATACTGGGGAGAAGGTTCTGCAAGAGCAAGAAACTGGCAGAGATACGACCTTGGTGGAGATAAAAAGCTATCTTTTGAAGAAGGTGTTGATTCATATGTTCCATATGCAGGTTCATTAAAAGACAATGTCAATATGACTTTAGCTAAGGTAAGATCAACAATGTGTAATTGTGGAGCTCTTACAATACCTGAATTACAAGAAAAAGCAAAATTAACAGTTGTATCTTCTACTTCAATAGTCGAAGGTGGCGCTCACGATGTATTGTTAAAAGATAATAGAAACCTATAAAAATTAATTTAAAATAGTATTATGAAAATAAACCCATCACAATAATTATTAATGTGATGGGTTTATTTTAAATTTCTTTAAAAGGATTTTTAAGCCCTGAGTTTTCTACAAGTTCTATAAATGAATACTCTCCCCCAACCTTGCACATTTTTATATAAATACTCCAAGCTTTTTTATAATCTACTTGCATCAATTCATATAATTCAAGTGCACATAATTGAGCTAATACATAATCTATGTAGTAAAAAGGATCTTTGTATATATGTCCTTGCCTAAACCAATAACCTCCCCTATCAAGTAAATCTAAATCTTGATAATCTCTGTTTGGCATATATATTTTTTCCAATTCTCTCCACTTATTTTTTCTTTGAACTGGGCTCATATTTGGATTTTTATAGATTTCATGTTGAAAATGGTCGACCAAACACCCATATGGTAAAAATTTTATTGCAGATTCATAATGATAAGTCTTGTATTTTTCCTCATCTTCACCAAAGAATAATTTCATCCACGGATATGTGAAAAATTCCATACTCATTGAGTGTATCTCGCAAGTATCCAAGGTTGGAAATAATAATTCAGGAACTTTAATTTCTCTAGATAAATACATCTGTAGTGCATGACCTGCTTCATGGGTTAGTACATCAATATCATCCACACTTCCATTAAAGTTACCAAAAATAAAA includes these proteins:
- a CDS encoding IMP dehydrogenase; this translates as MAYYFDTPSRTFSEYLLVPGYSSADCIPANVSLETPLVKFKKGEEPELKMNIPLVSAVMQAVSDDKMAVALSKEGGVSFIFGSQTIENQAAMVARVKAHKAGFVVSDSNLTPEHTLNDILDLKEKTGHSTVAITDNGTATGKLLGIVASRDYRVSRMDGSEKVKTFMTPIEKIVSAPKDVTLKEANNIIWDNKLNSLPVLDEKGNLVHMVFRKDYDSHKQNPLELHDKLKRYVVGAGINTRDYEERIPALIEAGVDVLCIDSSEGYSEWQAKTIKWVRDTYGETVKIGAGNVVDREGFRFLAQAGADFIKIGIGGGSICITREQKGIGRGQATSVIDVAKARDEYFEETGVYIPICSDGGIVYDHHITLALAMGSDFVMLGRYFSRFDESPTNKVNINGSYMKEYWGEGSARARNWQRYDLGGDKKLSFEEGVDSYVPYAGSLKDNVNMTLAKVRSTMCNCGALTIPELQEKAKLTVVSSTSIVEGGAHDVLLKDNRNL